CCAATTTTTTCAAAATCCCACTACCGGTTACTTCTTTCTCATAGTGCTGCATTACTTCGTAGATCGGATTTCCAGTCAGTATGATTCGTTGGCTTGGGAAGCCTTCGCGTAGTAGGTGCTGCTTGCTTTGCTCCGTATAAGGCATATTAATGGTAGATATCGCATCAATGACACGCCGGTTCTTCTCCTCCGGCACATCCAGATCATAACAGCGGTTCCCCGCCTCCATATGCACGACCGGATAACCCATACGTTCCGCAAGTAAGGCACATAGAGCGCTGTTCGTATCACCGAGCAATAGCACATGATCGGGGCGTTCCTTGTTTAAAATATCCTCCATCTGCGAGTACATGGCGGACAACTGTTTGCCCAGTGTCCCCGCTTTCTCCTGAAGTACATAATCCGGGGCACGCAGTCCCAGTTCGCGAAAGAACTGCCCGCTCAGGCTTTCGGTGTAATTTTGGCCCGTATGCACAAGCACATGTTCATCTGCATGGCGGTCTAGCTTCGGAATGATCAGGCTGAGCCGTATAATCTCCGGTCTTGTGCCGAGCACGGTCAATATTTTCATGGTTTTGGAACCCACCTTTGCTGTCGTTGTTTCATTGAATTGTGGCGTTCAATGAAGGATAGCCATCCAGCAGACTGGCTGTGCTCCAGCTTAACGTTCATCTCAAAGGTCCGGCGTAGGTTCACCCGGACCGTTGTTTTGTATGCTGTCCAGCCTTGAGTGTGACTCGCTTCGGTTTGTGCGCGTTGTGTCGCCGTGACCGGTGCTTGATTTTCCGCTTGAGCTTCTGTCTGGACTTGGTTTTCGGATAAAGTCCCTTCGACAACGGGAACCCGTGAATTTTCTTAAGGCGACTCTTGCCGCCGCTTCTCTTATACCTGCGATTCCGAAGTCTGGTACGCTTGCGGCCCTTTGGCCATCTCGCCCGAATACTACGCTTGCCGCGGGGCAATTCGGGTGGTGACTCAGGTAAAGGGGGTGCTGGTTGTGGCAAGCCCTGAATGGCTGCATATTCGATTGGCGGCAGACCCAGCACAGGCA
The Paenibacillus peoriae DNA segment above includes these coding regions:
- the wecB gene encoding non-hydrolyzing UDP-N-acetylglucosamine 2-epimerase codes for the protein MKILTVLGTRPEIIRLSLIIPKLDRHADEHVLVHTGQNYTESLSGQFFRELGLRAPDYVLQEKAGTLGKQLSAMYSQMEDILNKERPDHVLLLGDTNSALCALLAERMGYPVVHMEAGNRCYDLDVPEEKNRRVIDAISTINMPYTEQSKQHLLREGFPSQRIILTGNPIYEVMQHYEKEVTGSGILKKLGLSPGEYFLVTAHRAENVDHPPHLLAILDGLNRVAQQFGQRVICSIHPRTAARIASHPPIQLDPLVEFHEPFGFFDFVLLERHARCALTDSGTVQEECCVMGVPTVTMRRTTERPETVDCGSNIVSGLDGEIIANAVAIMTGMTHKWQCPAGYLVEDVSDKVVKFLLGGKRHV